From Pleuronectes platessa chromosome 17, fPlePla1.1, whole genome shotgun sequence, one genomic window encodes:
- the si:ch211-203k16.3 gene encoding techylectin-5B, translating into MQQMAGSEPNLPQAKEDSSLPANMKSLQSLIHTGVSPPQGQTNPVPTMSLLSLNNQPGWSVCSALCVLILLLPDAKADNLNATTRNGGGSQCGEYSNQVMENGMCRLVATLPQLDEQRCPDMFRCTDEVSYWLHENEERKQQIVAMRETISALQEELRNHRHRIRVLELQSEDKHHLNVSVEQRFHELEVHYAEATTLLNLQGTLILELQDQVHNLTLLVDDVKRGPGCLINVVHPNPLMSRQEALHPETQHVRNCPIDCASIYYNGVRRSGLYTVVPFLAGRSVEVYCDMDTDGGGWTVIQRRVDGSVSFDRSWRDYRDGFGDLHSEFWLGNDHIHDLSTQGDYSLRVNLEDWSNKYKHAVYQSFSVEDEEHQYRLHVSGFSGTVQDSFSWYHDKQGFSTPDSGNICAEISHGGWWYNQCFYANLNGFYYRGGHYTPQGRGPLGPDGIVWHSWKDSDYYSLRKVSMMIRPRSFRTRLSP; encoded by the exons ATGCAGCAAATGGCCGGATCAGAACCGAACCTGCCTCAAGCGAAGGAGGACTCGAGCCTCCCAGCAAACAT GAAGAGCCTGCAGAGCCTGATTCACACCGGAGTGTCACCCCCGCAGGGACAGACTAACCCGGTGCCAACAATGTCTCTGCTGTCCTTAAACAACCAACCGGGCTGGAGCGTgtgctctgctctctgtgtccTCATCCTGTTGCTCCCAGACGCCAAAGCAGACAACCTGAACGCCACCACACGCAATGGAGGCGGCTCCCAGTGTGGGGAGTACTCCAACCAG GTGATGGAGAACGGGATGTGTCGGCTGGTGGCCACGCTGCCTCAGCTGGACGAGCAGAGGTGCCCGGACATGTTCCGCTGCACGGACGAGGTCTCGTACTGGCTGCACGAGAACGAGGAGCGGAAGCAGCAGATCGTGGCGATGAGAGAGACCATCTCTgcgctgcaggaggagctgaggaaccACCGTCACCGCATCAGGGTGCTCGAGCTGCAG AGCGAAGACAAACACCATTTGAACGTCTCGGTGGAACAGCGTTTTCATGAGTTGGAGGTGCACTATGCTGAGGCCACCACCCTGCTGAACCTCCAGGGCACTCTGATCCTGGAACTACAG GACCAAGTCCACAACCTGACACTTTTGGTGGATGATGTAAAAAGAGGCCCTGGTTGTTTGATCAACGTGGTCCATCCCAACCCTCTCATGAGCCGCCAAGAAGCCCTGCACCCAG AGACTCAACATGTGAGGAACTGCCCCATCGACTGTGCCTCTATCTACTACAATGGCGTGAGGAGATCCGGCCTCTACACTGTGGTGCCGTTCCTGGCAGGAAGGTCGGTGGAGGTTTACTGTGACATGGACACAGATG GTGGTGGCTGGACGGTGATCCAGCGGCGGGTCGATGGCTCAGTGAGCTTTGACCGCAGCTGGAGGGACTACAGGGACGGATTCGGTGACCTGCACTCAGAGTTCTGGCTGGGCAATGACCACATACACGACCTGAGCACCCAGGGCGACTACAGCCTCCGCGTGAACCTGGAGGACTGGAGCAACAAGTACAAACACGCCGTCTACCAGAGCTTCAG CGTGGAAGATGAGGAGCATCAGTACCGTCTCCACGTGTCAGGCTTCAGCGGCACGGTGCAGGACTCTTTCAGCTGGTACCACGACAAGCAGGGCTTCAGCACACCGGACAGTGGGAACATCTGTGCCGAGATCTCTCACGGTGGCTGGTGGTACAACCAGTGCTTCTACGCCAACCTTAACGGCTTCTACTACAGG GGAGGCCATTACACCCCTCAGGGCCGGGGGCCGCTGGGTCCTGATGGGATCGTCTGGCACTCCTGGAAAGACTCTGACTATTACTCTTTACGAAAGGTCAGCATGATGATCCGACCACGCAGCTTCCGGACCCGTTTGTCACCCTGA
- the snx9b gene encoding sorting nexin-9b: protein MALKGHVVYDFTAEPGNNELSVKEGETVTITNQHIGGGWIEAQNSKGEVGLVPEDYIEIGKPIPGAGTAAPTQSVGNVAPPDLTFFDTYAPASTPAQNQASNGNDPWSVWNTDPSGGSNNNWASNPEGTQTGKNAADPWGSVPQGHPQAYQGPGAEDDEWDDEWDDVKSSGGYSESDPGDGGAMQRGGAHATSMKISLNKFPGFSKSGPELYLLSKQLAKGKEKLTIYMGEVGPVWSYPEAQLDCVVADPKKGSKLYGLKSYIEYQVTASTTNRTVNHRYKHFDWLYERLLDKFGSAIPIPSLPDKQVTGRFEEEFIKMRMERLQGWMTRMCRHPILSSSDVFQLFLTYKDEKDWKTGKRKAEKDETVGVMIFTTIEPEAADLDPVEVEQKCEQFSRFTKAMDDGVKEILTVGNEHWKRCTGPLPKEYQRIGKAFQNLSSVFTSSGYQGESTLTDAMTAAGKTYEEIAQMVAEQPRKDLHFLMETNNEYKGLLGCFPDTIGVHKAAIDKVKEGDKLVATSKITPQEKVTMAKRVSTMSYTLQAEMNHFHSNRIYDYNRVMQLYLEEQVKFYETIAAKLREAHGQFTTM, encoded by the exons ATGGCGCTAAAG GGACATGTTGTATATGACTTCACTGCTGAGCCAGGAAACAACGAACTGTCAGTGAAAGAAGGAGAGACGGTCACGATCACCAATCAG CATATCGGAGGCGGTTGGATTGAAGCACAGAACTCCAAAGGGGAGGTGGGACTGGTGCCAGAGGACTACATCGAG ATTGGTAAACCGATCCCAGGAGCAGGAACCGCTGCACCTACTCAAAGTGTGGGAAATGTTGCACCCCCAGACCTGACCTTCTTTGATACCTATGCTCCTGCATCAACACCTGCACAGAACCAG GCGAGTAACGGTAATGATCCGTGGTCGGTGTGGAACACGGACCCCTCAGGGGGCTCCAACAACAACTGGGCGTCAAATCCAGAGGGCACCCAGACTGGGAAGAATGCGGCCGACCCCTGGGGCTCCGTACCACAGGGTCACCCTCAGGCTTACCAGGGCCCCG GAGCGGAGGATGATGAGTGGGATGACGAGTGGGATGACGTGAAGTCCAGCGGAGGATACTCCGAGTCAGACCCTGGAGATGGTGGAGCCATGCAGAGAGGTGGAGCTCACGCCACTTCAATGAAAATCTCCCTCAACAA GTTCCCAGGGTTCTCCAAGTCGGGGCCGGAGCTCTACCTTCTAAGCAAACAGCTCGCTAAGGGCAAAGAAAAACTAACAATCTAT ATGGGAGAAGTTGGTCCTGTGTGGTCTTACCCAGAGGCTCAGCTCGACTGTGTTGTGGCTGATCCCAAGAAAGGGTCAAAGCTGTACGGCCTCAAGAGCTACATCGAGTACCAAGTCACAGCCAGT ACCACAAACCGAACAGTCAATCACAGATACAAGCACTTTGATTGGCTGTACGAGCGGCTTCTCGACAAATTTGGGTCCGCTATCCCCATCCCCTCTTTACCGGACAAGCAGGTAACAG GTCGTTTTGAGGAGGAGTTTATTAAGATGCGCATGGAGCGGTTGCAGGGCTGGATGACCAGGATGTGCAGACACCCGATTCTTTCCAGTAGTGATGTTTTCCAGCTTTTCCTCACCTACAAGGATGAGAAG GACTGGAAGACGGGGAAGAGAAAAGCAGAGAAGGACGAGACGGTGGGAGTGATGATCTTCACCACGATAGAGCCTGAAGCTGCAGACCTAGATCCTGTAGAAGT GGAACAGAAGTGCGAGCAGTTCAGCAGGTTTACTAAAGCCATGGACGATGGCGTGAAGGAAATCCTCACAGTGGGAAACGAGCACTGGAAGAGATGCACAGGCC CTCTGCCAAAAGAGTACCAGAGAATCGGCAAAGCCTTTCAAAACCTCTCCTCAGTCTTCACCAGCAGTGGATACCAAG GTGAGTCAACCCTGACTGACGCCATGACCGCAGCAGGGAAGACGTACGAGGAGATCGCTCAGATGGTTGCAGAGCAG CCGAGGAAAGACCTCCACTTCCTCATGGAGACCAACAATGAATACAAGGGTCTTCTTGGATGTTTCCCAGACACCATTGGAGTTCATAAG GCAGCCATAGACAAGGTGAAGGAGGGCGACAAGCTGGTGGCCACCAGTAAAATTACTCCTCAGGAGAAAGTGACCATGGCGAAGCGAGTCAGCACCATGTCTTACACTTTACAAG CTGAGATGAACCACTTCCATAGCAACCGGATCTATGACTACAACAGGGTCATGCAGTTGTACCTGGAGGAGCAAGTCAAGTTTTACGAGACG ATTGCTGCAAAGCTGAGAGAGGCACACGGTCAGTTCACTACGATGTGA